A genomic stretch from Penicillium digitatum chromosome 4, complete sequence includes:
- a CDS encoding Cytochrome P450, E-class, CYP52 encodes MSESNACLNTTSTGLITLNNLLMQSWLIPVLVALAIASRLLLSVSTSWRHAQKARGIGCGEPPLYPSKDPFGISILLEILDAARNKLLPQLADRRVASLSQQHGRYASTFRLCQVGRDSLFTADPKNIQAILATQFKDFGLGDACRNVAHPVVGNGIMSNLDREERHVHNALRAIPMLPDGWSSAVDIQAIFFRVTLDSATQFLFGRSSDSQIGTMQKEAGQASDDTFLYGFDRCMWYLAERLRFERLYWVIYNREFRKCIKIVHGFVDKFVHSALVQAQQQEETPQSIEKVPSQYVFLKALTGTTRDPIMLRDKSLNVLLAGRDTTASLLSWATLLLARHPRIFARIRRDILVQFGTFGQPRNKNFASLRSYQYLQHFLKETLRLYPIVPFNRRCATKDTTLPYGGEKDGTSPIYIQKGRTVIPVDLSEGHLGVYSVQ; translated from the exons ATGTCCGAGTCAAACGCGTGTCTCAACACCACATCTACTGGTCTCATAACGCTTAACAACCTCCTCATGCAGAGCTGGTTAATTCCAGTACTTGTGGCACTTGCTATTGCAAGTCGTCTGCTTCTATCTGTCTCTACTTCTTGGCGCCATGCTCAGAAAGCTCGCGGGATAGGCTGTGGAGAACCCCCTCTCTACCCCAGCAAGGACCCTTTCGGCATTTCCATCCTGCTCGAGATACTTGATGCAGCGAGAAATAAGTTGCTCCCACAACTAGCAGATAGGCGGGTGGCTTCTCTATCCCAGCAGCATGGCAGATACGCTTCTACCTTTCGCTTGTGCCAGGTTGGTCGGGACAGCCTGTTCACAGCAGATCCTAAGAACATCCAGGCTATACTGGCGACTCAGTTCAAGGATTTCGGTTTGGGTGATGCGTGTCGCAATGTAGCTCATCCTGTTGTAGGTAATGGTATT ATGAGCAATCTCGACAGAGAAGAACGTCATGTTCACAATGCATTGCGTGCCATCCCGATGCTGCCTGACGGCTGGTCCTCCGCTGTGGATATTCAAGCCATTTTCTTTCGTGTTACACTTGACTCGGCCACACAGTTCCTCTTTGGTAGAAGCTCCGATAGCCAGATTGGTACTATGCAAAAGGAAGCAGGACAGGCCTCTGATGATACCTTTCTTTACGGGTTTGACCGTTGCATGTGGTATCTCGCGGAGCGACTCCGGTTCGAGCGGCTCTACTGGGTCATCTACAACCGGGAGTTTCGGAAGTGCATCAAGATTGTGCACGGCTTTGTGGACAAATTTGTTCACTCTGCTCTGGTGCAGGCGCAGCAGCAGGAAGAGACACCCCAGAGCATCGAAAAGGTTCCATCGCAGTATGTCTTCCTGAAAGCTCTGACTGGTACTACAAGAGATCCTATCATGTTGCGCGATAAATCTCTTAACGTTCTTCTGGCAGGCCGTGACACCACGGCTTCTTTACTGAGCTGGGCGACCCTACTTCTTGCACGGCACCCGCGCATCTTCGCAAGAATTCGAAGGGATATCCTCGTTCAATTCGGTACTTTCGGCCAGCCACGAAACAAAAACTTTGCGTCTTTGAGATCATATCAGTACCTCCAGCACTTTCTCAAAGAAACTCTTCGTCTCTACCCGATCGTACCCTTCAACCGCCGTTGCGCGACGAAGGATACTACGCTTCCTTACGGTGGCGAAAAAGATGGTACATCCCCTATCTACATTCAGAAGGGCCGTACAGTCAT ACCGGTGGATCTGTCGGAAGGTCACCTGGGAGTATATTCCGTTCAATAG
- a CDS encoding Beta-glucuronidase, which yields MSPMRPPILEYGRRQASGRLLQQWIECPESDPSVGICPIRPSTLKFKDFRKFKQLEIETDMSPYIPLQIEHEFGGLEIIGPTGGAWEKIAIVESDAPSPEDPKHQEINTWEGQIAPGLLIVEEMKRTTGVFMSEVCQAIYQNHFPIDTLKYVYMLDVCNKDTCSFVKEELYTRSHGLSWPDGQIRDWVPGTPEFEALLGTKLGQTVAHLVLGAFRRGTHRISRIRVFDSFEALQLQFAIEEIEQIVPTNNPAQSPSARITRSTTRRQQKIESRKRKMDWDEETEVKKARRQ from the coding sequence ATGTCTCCAATGCGGCCTCCCATTCTCGAATACGGCAGGCGACAAGCCAGTGGCCGATTACTACAGCAATGGATTGAATGTCCCGAATCGGATCCGTCTGTGGGCATATGTCCAATTAGACCTTCGACGCTGAAATTCAAAGACTTCAGGAAGTTCAAGCAACTGGAAATAGAGACAGACATGAGTCCATATATTCCACTTCAGATTGAGCACGAATTTGGAGGCCTCGAAATAATAGGCCCTACTGGTGGTGCGTGGGAAAAGATCGCCATAGTTGAATCGGACGCTCCATCTCCAGAAGACCCTAAACACCAGGAAATTAATACCTGGGAAGGGCAAATTGCACCTGGGCTGTTAATTGTTGAAGAGATGAAGCGAACAACTGGTGTCTTCATGTCAGAAGTTTGCCAGGCCATTTACCAGAACCACTTCCCGATCGATACCTTGAAGTATGTCTATATGCTCGATGTTTGCAATAAGGATACCTGTTCATTTGTCAAGGAAGAACTTTATACTAGATCTCATGGTCTATCTTGGCCAGATGGCCAGATACGTGATTGGGTGCCCGGAACCCCGGAATTTGAGGCGCTATTAGGGACCAAACTTGGGCAAACTGTGGCACATCTGGTTTTGGGGGCCTTTAGACGTGGAACTCACCGAATATCACGAATCAGGGTATTTGATTCGTTTGAAGCATTGCAGTTGCAGTTTGCCATTGAGGAGATTGAGCAGATTGTTCCGACCAACAACCCGGCTCAAAGCCCTTCGGCTCGTATTACAAGGTCCACAACGCGACGCCAGCAAAAAATCGAATCTAGGAAGCGTAAGATGGACTGGGATGAAGAGACTGAAGTGAAGAAAGCTCGGAGGCAATAG
- a CDS encoding Alkaline phosphatase has protein sequence MRASSISTLACFVVFTAAQTFQRLGGCPNLGCIFPPDQVDFLAGQYFDIRLEVHSPVNGSEARIGEPDENFTFTIAKKGNGKDKGSVPVTAAEYFKIEEPKLEKWDFTWFEDRFAEDAEKPSLVNVTSKIYRRIALYEPGEYEATLTYYGEQKTVANWLVRDLSTKRRAKNVVMFIGDGMTTNMITAARLIAHRSINGKYMTKMALDKFPVLGHQMTHSMDSFITDSANSATALYTGHKTTVNALGVYVDSSSDAFDDPKFETIAEIFRRQHPKAGVGIVSTAFLADATPAGLAAHTSDRGEYDHVIGTYYEGLTNYEWTNWDGPDVLLGAGAEDFLGSDEKRNYYKLFAEKGYNVAWNNTALHSAPSDEKLLGVFQKSNLATWLDRNIYQSNLYNQSNYPDGSGRDADDLPGLKDMTLKAIDVLDKRHHKDGWFLMSEAASIDKQMHTLDYDRSLGELLELDDTVRATIEKLEKLGQLEDTLIVVTADHGHGFDVTGSVDTKYMEAQKDDRSKRNAVGYYENSGLSQYTVAGSNPLRYSEGVHFPAQWDPRYTLHAGVGAFPDHRENYQVHSEGPRKPAVKDEKMGYVANYKDAVSGFMVNGTLPVDAAQGVHSLTDVPVFARGPCQERFGGVYSSIDIFFNMAECLGLSETK, from the exons ATGCGCGCCTCCTCAATCTCTACGCTCGCATGTTTTGTTGTGTTCACGGCGGCCCAGACCTTCCAGCGCCTGGGTGGTTGTCCTAATTTGGGGTGTATCTTCCCACCTGATCA GGTCGACTTCCTAGCGGGTCAGTACTTCGATATCCGCCTCGAAGTACACTCCCCCGTCAATGGTTCCGAGGCTCGAATTGGAGAGCCAGACGAAAACTTTACGTTCACCATCGCCAAGAAGGGCAACGGCAAGGATAAGGGCAGTGTTCCTGTCACTGCAGCGGAATACTTTAAGATTGAGGAACCTAAGCTAGAGAAGTGGGACTTTACATGGTTTGAAG ATCGATTCGCCGAGGACGCAGAGAAGCCTTCCcttgtcaatgtgacctcGAAGATTTATAGGAGAATCGCCCTCTATGAACCCGGTGAATACGAAGCTACTCTGACCTACTACGGTGAACAGAAGACAGTTGCCAACTGGCTTGTTCGTGATCTCTCTACTAAGCGGCGCGCAAAAAACGTTGTCATGTTTATTGGAGATGGCATGACAACCAACATGATCACTGCGGCACGTCTAATTGCCCACCGCAGCATCAACGGCAAATACATGACCAAAATGGCATTGGATAAGTTTCCCGTTCTAGGCCACCAAATGACACATTCTATGGACTCGTTCATTACCGATTCGGCCAACTCTGCCACGGCACTTTACACTGGTCACAAGACCACTGTCAATGCTTTGGGTGTCTATGTAGACTCTTCCAGCGACGCATTTGATGACCCGAAATTCGAGACCATCGCAGAGATCTTCCGCCGTCAGCACCCGAAGGCCGGCGTTGGCATTGTGTCAACTGCATTTTTGGCTGATGCGACCCCTGCCGGATTGGCTGCGCACACTAGCGACCGTGGCGAGTACGACCATGTCATCGGCACATACTACGAAGGTCTCACCAACTACGAGTGGACGAACTGGGATGGCCCCGATGTCCTCCTTGGCGCTGGTGCAGAGGACTTCCTCGGGAGCGACGAAAAGCGCAACTACTACAAACTCTTCGCCGAGAAGGGCTACAACGTGGCCTGGAACAACACCGCCCTGCACAGCGCCCCAAGCGACGAGAAGCTGCTTGGCGTTTTCCAGAAATCCAATCTTGCTACTTGGCTTGATCGCAACATCTACCAGTCTAACCTCTACAACCAGAGCAATTATCCCGATGGTTCAGGTCGCGACGCAGACGACTTACCTGGACTCAAGGATATGACCCTTAAGGCGATCGACGTGCTCGACAAGCGCCACCACAAGGACGGCTGGTTCCTGATGTCCGAAGCCGCCAGCATCGACAAGCAGATGCACACTCTGGATTACGACCGTTCCCTAGGCGAGCTTCTTGAGCTCGACGATACCGTGCGCGCAACAATCGAGAAACTCGAGAAACTAGGCCAGCTTGAAGACACCCTCATCGTTGTCACAGCCGATCACGGCCACGGCTTCGACGTCACCGGCTCGGTCGACACGAAGTATATGGAGGCACAGAAGGACGACCGCAGCAAGCGCAATGCAGTTGGATATTATGAAAACTCTGGCTTGTCGCAATACACCGTCGCTGGGTCCAACCCCTTGCGTTACTCCGAGGGCGTCCACTTCCCTGCCCAATGGGACCCGAGATACACCCTGCACGCGGGTGTTGGTGCCTTCCCTGACCACCGTGAAAATTATCAGGTTCACAGCGAGGGTCCCCGTAAACCTGCTGTGAAGGACGAGAAGATGGGATACGTTGCTAACTACAAGGATGCGGTCAGTGGTTTCATGGTCAATGGAACCCTCCCCGTTGATGCGGCGCAGGGCGTTCACTCCTTGACGGACGTGCCAGTATTTGCGCGCGGCCCGTGTCAAGAGCGATTTGGAGGTGTATACAGCTCGATCGACATCTTCTTCAACATGGCGGAATGCCTGGGGTTGTCGGAGACGAAGTGA
- a CDS encoding ArfGap-domain-containing protein: MKIDFVFLASLCANSALVSALPVEADETTLLLLSDGTTQTINKGDLAASLPGVSLSPPASPPKFIQTGSNDSTPSKGLSKRGGAQFIIPLPDQKFLDWDIAMSSIVHANEADATVSMAAGQSIANSITVGVSYTATVEKWLSVGSSISYGWTETATLTGTVAMTIPKNRWGAIVSNPLTYRRSGYVFNGQPGSGHFEYFQADSHTSSTFNYGQNSLSWVDGVITTCLGNSYPLKRCVGQGYLE, encoded by the coding sequence ATGAAGATCGACTTTGTCTTCCTCGCCTCTCTTTGTGCCAACAGTGCACTGGTTTCTGCCCTGCCGGTCGAGGCAGATGAGACtactcttcttcttctgagcGATGGCACCACACAGACTATCAACAAGGGAGACCTAGCTGCCAGTCTCCCTGGAGTTTCTCTGTCTCCGCCTGCTTCCCCTCCGAAGTTCATTCAGACTGGATCTAATGATTCCACACCCTCGAAGGGTCTGAGCAAGCGCGGTGGTGCCCAATTCATCATCCCTCTTCCTGACCAGAAATTCCTGGACTGGGACATCGCAATGTCTTCCATCGTGCACGCCAACGAAGCCGATGCCACTGTCTCTATGGCAGCAGGCCAGTCCATCGCAAACAGCATCACGGTTGGTGTCTCGTACACAGCCACCGTGGAAAAGTGGCTTAGTGTCGGAAGCTCCATCAGCTACGGCTGGACCGAAACAGCTACTCTCACCGGCACTGTTGCCATGACAATTCCGAAGAACAGATGGGGTGCGATTGTTAGCAACCCTTTGACCTACCGCCGAAGCGGATACGTATTCAACGGACAGCCCGGCAGTGGACACTTCGAATACTTCCAGGCGGATTCTCATACCTCGAGTACTTTTAACTATGGACAGAATTCTTTGTCCTGGGTCGACGGTGTCATTACGACTTGCCTGGGAAACTCATACCCTCTGAAGCGCTGCGTCGGACAGGGTTACTTGGAATAA
- a CDS encoding delta(24(24))-sterol reductase, which yields MKSISLIVAALAVGAFADLHTQGVCIDTPSRGVDVYNKAATEKACNAYKNRNTGNNQWDHCPDCTLLNDQNLLYYCESKGMHIGGDELHYYCTQNGAGDSVAW from the exons ATGAAATCCATTTCCCTTATTGTCGCAGCTCTTGCTGTTGG TGCTTTCGCAGATCTTCATACTCAAGGTGTTTGCATCGATACCCCTTCCAGAGGAGTG GACGTTTACAATAAGGCTGCCACTGAGAAGGCATGCAATGCCTATAAGAACCGGAACACTGGTAACAACCAATGGGATCACTGCCCCGATTGCACGCTTCTGAACGACCAGAACCTGCTGTACTACTGCGAGTCCAAGGGAATGCACATCGGAGGTGATGAGTTACACTATTACTGCACCCAAAATGGTGCCGGGGACAGTGTTGCTTGGTAA
- a CDS encoding Methylaspartate ammonia-lyase, putative codes for MHLDKIQPTDVRFVCGLSGYFHKDLQAVKKSPNYDPLANDIAPVTPGFKQVVQAGEVISILLRLQSGAVAVGECVDVIFSGTASRDPLFIPKQHLPLLDMIVRPWLLECDVATFRSNAVKIDQPWPELGNKRLHTAVRYGLSQALLSATALANKCTITEIVAREWKTKISHRPVGILASCHRNDHLQLDRMIMKKVALLPHASFVHVNDIGPGGETMLDYVHSVSRRIQDRGDPGYRPRLHFDVYGTIGDAFTDAEIPKFLKKVEQAAHPYDVLIESPIVSSSKDSQILRLHRLKKILASRRINVGIVADEWCNTLDDIRDFVDADAVDYVQVKTPDLGSLHNSIDAVMYCFKEKVGCCLGGSANETDISARITAQVALATQPQFLLSKPGIGADEGLMILTNEMIRTLALVDNGW; via the coding sequence ATGCATCTTGACAAAATCCAGCCTACCGATGTTCGATTTGTTTGTGGGCTGTCTGGATATTTCCACAAGGACCTGCAAGCTGTGAAAAAAAGTCCCAATTATGATCCCCTCGCCAACGATATCGCACCAGTGACACCAGGGTTCAAGCAGGTTGTCCAAGCAGGAGAGGTGATCTCGATTCTGCTTCGTCTCCAAAGTGGAGCTGTAGCTGTTGGTGAGTGTGTCGATGTCATCTTCTCCGGGACTGCATCGCGTGATCCTCTATTCATCCCCAAACAACATCTGCCGTTGCTTGACATGATTGTGCGGCCATGGCTTCTTGAATGTGACGTGGCGACATTCCGCTCAAATGCGGTCAAAATTGATCAACCGTGGCCAGAGCTGGGAAATAAGAGACTCCACACCGCCGTTCGCTATGGACTCAGTCAAGCTCTTCTGTCTGCGACAGCTCTCGCCAACAAGTGTACCATAACCGAGATCGTTGCCCGTGAGTGGAAGACAAAGATCAGTCATCGACCGGTTGGTATTCTCGCCTCCTGCCACCGAAATGACCACCTACAACTGGATAGGATGATTATGAAAAAAGTGGCCCTTCTTCCACATGCGTCATTTGTCCACGTGAACGACATCGGCCCTGGAGGTGAGACCATGCTCGATTATGTGCACTCTGTCTCTCGACGTATTCAGGATCGAGGAGACCCGGGATATCGACCACGGCTCCACTTTGATGTTTATGGGACAATTGGTGATGCCTTTACGGACGCGGAAATACCGAAATTCCTAAAGAAAGTCGAGCAGGCAGCCCATCCATACGACGTATTGATCGAATCTCCCATTGTTTCTTCTAGTAAAGACTCTCAGATTCTCCGCCTGCACCGGCTTAAAAAGATCCTTGCATCTCGCAGGATCAATGTGGGAATAGTCGCAGACGAGTGGTGCAACACGCTAGACGACATCCGAGACTTTGTTGACGCCGATGCCGTGGACTATGTGCAGGTGAAGACGCCTGATCTGGGAAGTCTCCACAACTCCATTGATGCGGTCATGTACTGTTTCAAGGAAAAAGTTGGGTGTTGTCTTGGTGGATCTGCAAATGAAACGGACATTTCGGCGCGGATTACTGCACAGGTGGCTCTAGCAACACAACCGCAGTTTTTGTTATCTAAGCCTGGGATTGGGGCTGATGAGGGATTGATGATTTTGACAAATGAGATGATTAGGACTTTAGCCTTGGTTGATAATGGTTGGTAG
- a CDS encoding Serine proteinase inhibitor IA-2 — translation MAPKYIVTFQDSAATEKINSYTHQIHQEGGSVTNRFPDMIARGFSAFITDSVLRRLESDCCVAHITPDTS, via the exons ATGGCCCCAAAATACATT GTAACCTTCCAAGACTCAGCCGCGACGGAGAAGATCAATTCCTACACACACCAGATCCACCAAGAAGGAGGCTCTGTTACAAACAGATTTCCGGATATGATTGCAAGAGGCTTTTC AGCATTTATAACAGACTCCGTTCTTCGTAGGCTTGAATCGGACTGTTGTGTTGCTCATATAACGCCCGACACTTCTTAA
- a CDS encoding Amino acid transporter, putative has translation MSLPEAPHPIQDYEVYNESNDMEKKAYPVEPTDDPFGNEEAGEVKYRIMPWWQAGTLMVAENISLGILSLPSAVATLGIVPAFIIIMFLSGISWYTGYTMGQFKQRYPQVHSMGDAGELLLGPIGREIFFVGQLLFIIFLMASHILTFSVLFNTITSHGTCTIVFGVVGLVVSCIAALPRTAEKVFWMSIISAISILVATIVTMVSIGVQAPADVKNDIFTTPTFQEGFLAVTNIVFAFIAHVSFFGIMSEMQDPREFPKSLAMLQIVDTTMYVVTAMVIYCYAGPDVASPALSSAGPLMKKVAYGLAIPTVIVAGVVFGHVACKYIYVRIFRGERSHHMHQKTLLATGTWVAIGLTTWTVAWVIAESIPVFNELLSLISALFGSWFSYGLPAIFWLMMNKEDLFSSTKKTALTVINVAILGIACAICGLGLYVSGVAINDSSSKASWTCANNAK, from the exons ATGAGTCTCCCCGAAGCACCTCATCCTATTCAGGACTACGAAGTATACAATGAGTCAAACGacatggagaagaaggcctATCCGGTAGAGCCTACAGACGATCCCTTTGGAAATGAAGAAGCTGGGGAAGTGAAGTATCGTATCATGCCATGGTG GCAAGCTGGAACGC TGATGGTCGCTGAAAACATCTCGCTTGGTATTCTATCTCTTCCGTCCGCAGTAGCAACCCTCGGAATTGTCCC GGCGTTCATCATTATCATGTTTTTGTCCGGCATCTCGTGGTACACTGGATACACCATGGGCCAGTTCAAGCAGCGTTATCCTCAGGTCCACAGTATGGGCGATGCTGGCGAGCTTCTTCTAGGCCCCATCGGACGTGAGATTTTCTTCGTCGGCCAGCTTCtgttcatcatcttcttgatGGCCAGTCACATTCTCACATTCTCGGTCTTGTTCAACACAATCACGAGTCACGGTACCTGCACCATTGTTTTCGGAGTTGTCGGCTTGGTCGTTAGTTGTATTGCGGCTCTTCCGCGCACAGCAGAGAAGGTCTTTTGGATGTCTATCATTTCCGCCATCAGTATCCTGGTAGCCACAATCGTCACCATGGTTTCCATCGGTGTCCAGGCGCCTGCAGATGTCAAGAATGATATTTTCACGACTCCGACATTCCAGGAGGGTTTCTTGGCCGTCACCAACATCGTCTTCGCCTTCATTGCCCACGTCTCTTTCTTCGGTATCATGTCGGAGATGCAGGATCCCCGTGAATTCCCCAAGTCCCTCGCTATGCTTCAAATTGTCGATACTACTATGTACGTTGTGACCGCTATGGTCATTTACTGCTATGCGGGCCCGGATGTCGCATCTCCGGCTCTATCCTCGGCTGGACCTTTGATGAAGAAGGTTGCCTACGGCCTGGCTATTCCAACG GTCATTGTTGCCGGTGTTGTTTTCGGCCACGTTGCTTGCAAGTATATCTATGTTCGTATCTTCCGCGGCGAGCGCTCGCACCATATGCACCAGAAGACTCTCTTGGCTACTGGTACATGGGTTGCGATCGGCCTGACCACCTGGACTGTTGCGTGGGTCATCGCAGAGTCCATTCCGGTGTTTAACGAGTTGTTGAGTTTGATT AGTGCTCTCTTTGGAAGCTGGTTTAGCT ATGGTCTCCCCGCCATTTTCTGGCTCATGATGAACAAGGAAGACTTGTTTTCGTCAACTAAGAAGACTGCCCTGACCGTTATCAACGTCGCCATTCTTGGAATTGCTTGTGCTATT TGTGGATTGGGACTCTATGTCTCTGGCGTGGCTATCAACGATAGCTCGTCCAAGGCCAGCTGGACCTGTGCCAACAATGCCAAATAA
- a CDS encoding Alpha/beta hydrolase fold-3, whose amino-acid sequence MAPLALGLGIAVAKSFAIAIWTAIIAPFRGQKGGATAYKHIALSFTRALFRNASMEQIQLVLTPALAQKGYEAHVRQQKTSSNILILTEDTTAFWLGNPAAEKLIIYFPGGGYSLPALPTHFTHIEAFCTDIKNQGNSIGVLFLAYELSPKARWPRQLQQAVIVLRYAIEALGKRPSDIVLQGDSAGAHLALALLSHLTHPHPQDTVPRFSVDEPLRGTMLLSPWVDFRTDHASSMENADRDVVSAQTLNSWAQIFLGQTAEDEYNYPAKAPASWWRDVPVSRIFIGAGGDEVLLDPIRLTAEKMKAELPDAVRRRQLDQATSNFTPYGTIYRDWWRLRRDLLAFIPSQKTLRIISEASSSWWLMRVQLLGDDDELLLSFSEGELRNRNPSMVGKTILWIALCLQQLPSEFDIASLDLPCLPWVLVEDCITRVSTLVCSDDSIASCIDGLECLVLQGLIFSNDRKLRSAWLSYRRAANIAQIIGFHRAEPAPNESAEYQHRATFIWRHILMVDRHFSLILGVHGAISNTEIDLCQSNPSDSQDLPVHNEYVLNPLARKAGSIIERNQTFTEVTPAMLQMTQGIEAALQAFLQAFEPPPLASPDNVPPGNCPERSLCFLNLHYRLWYYLLMAWLHLPLSIIACYVNIRRTTENGFDSSILDFQAFTTAMTISVSSLGPFNPLDKTKEDYLAIDRVVAILGQLSKSVTPDRNTTRALHVLTLIRTIGMGTEPPPLDESEGHQHENGRLSRIKLDIPYIGTRYLEHRAILDPSKNIAATTTPLPTFPSTPPVQYFIFMDGHDPGPWLCKWASCGNGPMNGYQLEL is encoded by the exons ATGGCTCCCTTAGCGTTGGGTTTGGGGATCGCAGTGGCCAAATCCT TTGCCATTGCTATATGGACTGCGATCATTGCTCCATTCCGCGGTCAGAAGGGAGGTGCCACAGCTTACAAGCATATTGCACTGTCTTTTACACGCGCTCTCTTTCGAAATGCATCCATGGAGCAGATACA ACTTGTTCTTACCCCCGCTTTGGCTCAGAAAGGTTACGAAGCCCACGTAAGACAGCAAAAAACCTCTTCCAACATCCTCATTCTCACCGAAGACACAACGGCATTTTGGCTGGGTAACCCTGCTGCTGAAAAATTGATCATCTACTTTCCCGGTGGCGGCTATAGCCTGCCCGCTCTACCAACCCACTTCACCCATATCGAAGCTTTCTGCACGGACATTAAAAATCAGGGGAATAGTATTGGTGTGCTATTCCTTGCCTATGAACTTAGTCCCAAAGCCCGATGGCCTCGTCAGTTGCAACAGGCCGTTATAGTTCTACGGTATGCTATCGAAGCACTAGGAAAACGACCGTCAGACATTGTTCTTCAAGGTGACTCGGCGGGCGCTCATCTTGCACTTGCACTGCTATCGCATCTCACTCACCCGCATCCTCAAGATACCGTGCCAAGATTTTCGGTTGATGAACCCCTCAGAGGAACGATGTTGTTGTCCCCTTGGGTGGACTTCAGAACCGATCATGCGAGCTCCATGGAAAACGCTGATCGAGACGTGGTTTCAGCTCAGACTTTGAATAGCTGGGCACAGATATTTCTAGGTCAGACCGCGGAAGATGAGTACAACTACCCAGCTAAAGCTCCAGCAAGCTGGTGGAGAGACGTTCCTGTTTCAAGAATATTCATTGGAGCGGGGGGAGACGAAGTCCTGTTGGATCCGATTAGGCTGACGGCCGAAAAGATGAAG GCTGAACTCCCCGAT GCGGTCAGACGGCGCCAACTCGATCAGGCTACGTCTAATTTTACGCCATATGGCACAATCTATCGGGACTGGTGGAGACTGCGCCGCGATCTGCTAGCCTTTATACCCTCGCAGAAGACATTGAGAATCATATCAGAGGCTAGCAGTAGCTGGTGGCTCATGCGTGTGCAGCTACTCGGTGACGACGATGAACTATTGCTTTCTTTCTCGGAGGGAGAACTTCGAAACAGAAACCCGTCTATGGTTGGTAAGACCATCCTGTGGATTGCACTGTGTCTCCAACAACTTCCTTCGGAGTTTGATATAGCCTCTCTTGATCTTCCCTGCTTACCATGGGTCCTAGTGGAAGATTGTATCACCCGTGTTTCTACACTCGTCTGCTCTGATGACTCTATTGCCAGTTGTATCGACGGTCTCGAGTGCTTGGTTTTGCAAGGGTTGATCTTTAGCAACGACAGGAAGCTACGCAGTGCATGGCTTTCTTATCGTCGAGCTGCAAACATAGCCCAGATAATCGGGTTCCACCGTGCTGAACCCGCTCCCAATGAAAGCGCCGAGTATCAACATCGGGCGACATTCATCTGGAGACATATTCTCATGGTTGACAGGCATTTTTCATTGATTCTGGGTGTGCACGGAGCAATATCAAATACGGAAATAGATCTATGTCAATCTAACCCAAGCGACTCTCAAGATTTGCCCGTCCACAATGAATACGTTCTGAACCCGCTTGCTCGGAAAGCCGGATCAATCATTGAGCGTAATCAAACATTCACAGAAGTCACTCCGGCAATGCTGCAGATGACACAGGGCATCGAAGCAGCACTTCAAGCATTCCTTCAAGCATTCGAACCACCCCCTTTGGCATCACCCGACAATGTTCCGCCAGGCAATTGTCCCGAGCGGTCCTTGTGTTTCCTCAACCTTCACTATCGCTTATGGTACTACCTGCTCATGGCTTGGTTACACCTGCCTCTCAG CATCATCGCTTGCTATGTGAACATTCGACGCACCACTGAAAACGGCTTTGACTCGAGTATTCTTGATTTCCAAGCATTTACAACAGCAATGACAATCAGTGTCAGTTCACTTGGGCCATTTAACCCACTGGACAAGACCAAAGAAGATTATCTGGCTATCGACCGGGTTGTAGCTATTCTAGGGCAACTATCGAAGAGCGTTACTCCAGACAGGAATACAACTCGAGCATTGCATGTTCTGACGCTTATCAGGACAATCGGAATGGGAACTGAGCCCCCACCCCTTGACGAATCAGAAGGACACCAACATGAGAATGGAAGGCTGAGTCGTATCAAACTTGATATCCCCTATATCGGCACAAGATACCTCGAACATCGTGCAATTCTCGATCCATCTAAAAATATCGCCGCTACTACTACCCCTCTGCCAACTTTTCCGAGTACTCCTCCAGTGCAATACTTCATCTTCATGGATGGGCACGATCCCGGACCCTGGTTATGCAAATGGGCAAGTTGCGGAAACGGCCCGATGAACGGATACCAGCTTGAACTTTGA